A window from Osmia lignaria lignaria isolate PbOS001 chromosome 8, iyOsmLign1, whole genome shotgun sequence encodes these proteins:
- the LOC117608856 gene encoding uncharacterized protein LOC117608856 isoform X3 — translation MAMIGANLRFGIGASGNVSSNATKVFQCHPGGATEATLIFSLGALGMGANFLLMALILTKRQLRRWSQGLLFHQAMVDCARAAILLPLGSSILNCQPMTKCSLVETAFLLLVTVSTVNMLTTVLNDSPIFPETDEEADLTAPLLMDSPQCVLFGTFMIWFASITINLGPTFLSGALAANTESGHNAPSCPLVHGPFRHYILNVLWIAINMICVALTLIHLRKLHKDLTKANVEARSGAAEEHRKMRNYLKRMEREGVQRVKMFLVITAAYGIFWGPLFFVTLVDHPSIGNPTGYEVTLHIAYVHAFVNPVLFLSLHRGLRQGLSESFCGCCEVIASWILGPSMPIENIQPPRYQEPIDAVPSPPEPPLPPATTCPDLTDVALLKPPLPPTGKHLLDDTVIVPPDPWTLVSRSKSTSSVYNEDVSRRSSILIPPPLTMNDTKSMKRFFVYNSESRKSVHGSQV, via the exons ATGGCGATGATAGGGGCCAATCTGAGGTTCGGAATCGGCGCATCCGGTAACGTGTCGTCGAACGCGACCAAGGTATTTCAGTGTCATCCAGGTGGAGCGACCGAAGCGACGCTGATATTCAGCCTGGGTGCCCTCGGGATGGGTGCTAACTTTCTATTGATGGCATTGATCCTAACCAAACGGCAGTTACGAAG ATGGTCCCAAGGATTGCTGTTCCACCAAGCGATGGTCGACTGTGCTAGAGCCGCGATTTTATTACCTCTTGGCTCCAGTATACTGAACTGTCAACCGATGACTAAATGTTCTCTGGTCGAGACAGCGTTTCTACTGTTGGTGACAGTGTCGACGGTGAACATGTTGACGACGGTGTTAAACGACAGCCCAATCTTCCCGGAAACCGACGAGGAGGCTGATCTCACAGCCCCACTGCTTATGGACTCGCCACAG TGCGTGTTATTCGGCACGTTTATGATATGGTTCGCGAGCATCACGATTAATCTGGGTCCGACATTTCTAAGTGGTGCTCTGGCTGCGAACACGGAATCAGGACACAATGCTCCGAGTTGTCCTCTGGTACACGGTCCTTTCCGTCATTACATATTGAACGTGCTGTGGATCGCTATCAACATGATCTGCGTCGCTCTCACCCTCATACATCTTCGAAAATTGCACAAAGATCTGACGAAGGCGAACGTTGAAGCT AGAAGCGGAGCAGCGGAGGAGCACCGGAAAATGAGAAACTACTTGAAGAGAATGGAACGGGAGGGTGttcagagggtgaaaatgttTCTGGTGATAACGGCCGCGTACGGTATCTTTTGGGGACCATTGTTCTTCGTCACTTTGGTGGATCATCCTAGCATTGGAAATCCTACAGGATACGAG GTGACATTACATATCGCGTACGTCCACGCATTCGTGAACCCGGTGTTGTTTCTGAGCCTTCATCGAGGACTTAGACAGGGATTGTCAGAATCTTTCTGCGGATGTTGCGAGGTGATCGCTAGCTGGATTCTGGGTCCAAGTATGCCCATAGAGAATATACAACCTCCACGATACCAGGAACCCATCGATGCCGTACCATCGCCACCGGAACCGCCATTGCCACCAGCTACCACATGCCCTGACCTCACCGACGTCGCTCTTCTGAAACCACCCTTACCGCCCACTGGCAAACACTTACtg GACGACACCGTGATCGTACCACCGGATCCATGGACCCTGGTATCAAGATCGAAAAGCACATCAAGCGTTTACAATGAAGATGTTAGTAGAAGATCGAGCATTTTGATACCACCACCGTTGACGATGAACGATACGAAA TCGATGAAGAGATTTTTTGTATACAATAGTGAGAGTCGAAAGTCGGTACACGGTTCGCAGGTGTGA
- the LOC117608856 gene encoding uncharacterized protein LOC117608856 isoform X1 yields the protein MAMIGANLRFGIGASGNVSSNATKVFQCHPGGATEATLIFSLGALGMGANFLLMALILTKRQLRRWSQGLLFHQAMVDCARAAILLPLGSSILNCQPMTKCSLVETAFLLLVTVSTVNMLTTVLNDSPIFPETDEEADLTAPLLMDSPQCVLFGTFMIWFASITINLGPTFLSGALAANTESGHNAPSCPLVHGPFRHYILNVLWIAINMICVALTLIHLRKLHKDLTKANVEAVKVALLTILVNTTGNQQTNAVSENSTSANGTPKRSGAAEEHRKMRNYLKRMEREGVQRVKMFLVITAAYGIFWGPLFFVTLVDHPSIGNPTGYEVTLHIAYVHAFVNPVLFLSLHRGLRQGLSESFCGCCEVIASWILGPSMPIENIQPPRYQEPIDAVPSPPEPPLPPATTCPDLTDVALLKPPLPPTGKHLLDDTVIVPPDPWTLVSRSKSTSSVYNEDVSRRSSILIPPPLTMNDTKSMKRFFVYNSESRKSVHGSQV from the exons ATGGCGATGATAGGGGCCAATCTGAGGTTCGGAATCGGCGCATCCGGTAACGTGTCGTCGAACGCGACCAAGGTATTTCAGTGTCATCCAGGTGGAGCGACCGAAGCGACGCTGATATTCAGCCTGGGTGCCCTCGGGATGGGTGCTAACTTTCTATTGATGGCATTGATCCTAACCAAACGGCAGTTACGAAG ATGGTCCCAAGGATTGCTGTTCCACCAAGCGATGGTCGACTGTGCTAGAGCCGCGATTTTATTACCTCTTGGCTCCAGTATACTGAACTGTCAACCGATGACTAAATGTTCTCTGGTCGAGACAGCGTTTCTACTGTTGGTGACAGTGTCGACGGTGAACATGTTGACGACGGTGTTAAACGACAGCCCAATCTTCCCGGAAACCGACGAGGAGGCTGATCTCACAGCCCCACTGCTTATGGACTCGCCACAG TGCGTGTTATTCGGCACGTTTATGATATGGTTCGCGAGCATCACGATTAATCTGGGTCCGACATTTCTAAGTGGTGCTCTGGCTGCGAACACGGAATCAGGACACAATGCTCCGAGTTGTCCTCTGGTACACGGTCCTTTCCGTCATTACATATTGAACGTGCTGTGGATCGCTATCAACATGATCTGCGTCGCTCTCACCCTCATACATCTTCGAAAATTGCACAAAGATCTGACGAAGGCGAACGTTGAAGCT GTAAAGGTAGCGCTGTTAACGATTCTCGTGAATACCACGGGAAATCAACAGACGAACGCGGTTTCTGAAAATTCTACGTCTGCCAACGGCACGCCTAAg AGAAGCGGAGCAGCGGAGGAGCACCGGAAAATGAGAAACTACTTGAAGAGAATGGAACGGGAGGGTGttcagagggtgaaaatgttTCTGGTGATAACGGCCGCGTACGGTATCTTTTGGGGACCATTGTTCTTCGTCACTTTGGTGGATCATCCTAGCATTGGAAATCCTACAGGATACGAG GTGACATTACATATCGCGTACGTCCACGCATTCGTGAACCCGGTGTTGTTTCTGAGCCTTCATCGAGGACTTAGACAGGGATTGTCAGAATCTTTCTGCGGATGTTGCGAGGTGATCGCTAGCTGGATTCTGGGTCCAAGTATGCCCATAGAGAATATACAACCTCCACGATACCAGGAACCCATCGATGCCGTACCATCGCCACCGGAACCGCCATTGCCACCAGCTACCACATGCCCTGACCTCACCGACGTCGCTCTTCTGAAACCACCCTTACCGCCCACTGGCAAACACTTACtg GACGACACCGTGATCGTACCACCGGATCCATGGACCCTGGTATCAAGATCGAAAAGCACATCAAGCGTTTACAATGAAGATGTTAGTAGAAGATCGAGCATTTTGATACCACCACCGTTGACGATGAACGATACGAAA TCGATGAAGAGATTTTTTGTATACAATAGTGAGAGTCGAAAGTCGGTACACGGTTCGCAGGTGTGA
- the LOC117608856 gene encoding uncharacterized protein LOC117608856 isoform X2 has protein sequence MAMIGANLRFGIGASGNVSSNATKVFQCHPGGATEATLIFSLGALGMGANFLLMALILTKRQLRRWSQGLLFHQAMVDCARAAILLPLGSSILNCQPMTKCSLVETAFLLLVTVSTVNMLTTVLNDSPIFPETDEEADLTAPLLMDSPQCVLFGTFMIWFASITINLGPTFLSGALAANTESGHNAPSCPLVHGPFRHYILNVLWIAINMICVALTLIHLRKLHKDLTKANVEAVKVALLTILVNTTGNQQTNAVSENSTSANGTPKRSGAAEEHRKMRNYLKRMEREGVQRVKMFLVITAAYGIFWGPLFFVTLVDHPSIGNPTGYEVTLHIAYVHAFVNPVLFLSLHRGLRQGLSESFCGCCEVIASWILGPSMPIENIQPPRYQEPIDAVPSPPEPPLPPATTCPDLTDVALLKPPLPPTGKHLLDDTVIVPPDPWTLVSRSKSTSSVYNEDVSRRSSILIPPPLTMNDTKVNVSPTSSDLPSE, from the exons ATGGCGATGATAGGGGCCAATCTGAGGTTCGGAATCGGCGCATCCGGTAACGTGTCGTCGAACGCGACCAAGGTATTTCAGTGTCATCCAGGTGGAGCGACCGAAGCGACGCTGATATTCAGCCTGGGTGCCCTCGGGATGGGTGCTAACTTTCTATTGATGGCATTGATCCTAACCAAACGGCAGTTACGAAG ATGGTCCCAAGGATTGCTGTTCCACCAAGCGATGGTCGACTGTGCTAGAGCCGCGATTTTATTACCTCTTGGCTCCAGTATACTGAACTGTCAACCGATGACTAAATGTTCTCTGGTCGAGACAGCGTTTCTACTGTTGGTGACAGTGTCGACGGTGAACATGTTGACGACGGTGTTAAACGACAGCCCAATCTTCCCGGAAACCGACGAGGAGGCTGATCTCACAGCCCCACTGCTTATGGACTCGCCACAG TGCGTGTTATTCGGCACGTTTATGATATGGTTCGCGAGCATCACGATTAATCTGGGTCCGACATTTCTAAGTGGTGCTCTGGCTGCGAACACGGAATCAGGACACAATGCTCCGAGTTGTCCTCTGGTACACGGTCCTTTCCGTCATTACATATTGAACGTGCTGTGGATCGCTATCAACATGATCTGCGTCGCTCTCACCCTCATACATCTTCGAAAATTGCACAAAGATCTGACGAAGGCGAACGTTGAAGCT GTAAAGGTAGCGCTGTTAACGATTCTCGTGAATACCACGGGAAATCAACAGACGAACGCGGTTTCTGAAAATTCTACGTCTGCCAACGGCACGCCTAAg AGAAGCGGAGCAGCGGAGGAGCACCGGAAAATGAGAAACTACTTGAAGAGAATGGAACGGGAGGGTGttcagagggtgaaaatgttTCTGGTGATAACGGCCGCGTACGGTATCTTTTGGGGACCATTGTTCTTCGTCACTTTGGTGGATCATCCTAGCATTGGAAATCCTACAGGATACGAG GTGACATTACATATCGCGTACGTCCACGCATTCGTGAACCCGGTGTTGTTTCTGAGCCTTCATCGAGGACTTAGACAGGGATTGTCAGAATCTTTCTGCGGATGTTGCGAGGTGATCGCTAGCTGGATTCTGGGTCCAAGTATGCCCATAGAGAATATACAACCTCCACGATACCAGGAACCCATCGATGCCGTACCATCGCCACCGGAACCGCCATTGCCACCAGCTACCACATGCCCTGACCTCACCGACGTCGCTCTTCTGAAACCACCCTTACCGCCCACTGGCAAACACTTACtg GACGACACCGTGATCGTACCACCGGATCCATGGACCCTGGTATCAAGATCGAAAAGCACATCAAGCGTTTACAATGAAGATGTTAGTAGAAGATCGAGCATTTTGATACCACCACCGTTGACGATGAACGATACGAAAGTAAATGTCAGTCCAACTAGCAGCGATTTACCTAGCGAATGA
- the LOC117608856 gene encoding uncharacterized protein LOC117608856 isoform X4, with product MAMIGANLRFGIGASGNVSSNATKVFQCHPGGATEATLIFSLGALGMGANFLLMALILTKRQLRRWSQGLLFHQAMVDCARAAILLPLGSSILNCQPMTKCSLVETAFLLLVTVSTVNMLTTVLNDSPIFPETDEEADLTAPLLMDSPQCVLFGTFMIWFASITINLGPTFLSGALAANTESGHNAPSCPLVHGPFRHYILNVLWIAINMICVALTLIHLRKLHKDLTKANVEAVKVALLTILVNTTGNQQTNAVSENSTSANGTPKRSGAAEEHRKMRNYLKRMEREGVQRVKMFLVITAAYGIFWGPLFFVTLVDHPSIGNPTGYEVTLHIAYVHAFVNPVLFLSLHRGLRQGLSESFCGCCEVIASWILGPSMPIENIQPPRYQEPIDAVPSPPEPPLPPATTCPDLTDVALLKPPLPPTGKHLLLN from the exons ATGGCGATGATAGGGGCCAATCTGAGGTTCGGAATCGGCGCATCCGGTAACGTGTCGTCGAACGCGACCAAGGTATTTCAGTGTCATCCAGGTGGAGCGACCGAAGCGACGCTGATATTCAGCCTGGGTGCCCTCGGGATGGGTGCTAACTTTCTATTGATGGCATTGATCCTAACCAAACGGCAGTTACGAAG ATGGTCCCAAGGATTGCTGTTCCACCAAGCGATGGTCGACTGTGCTAGAGCCGCGATTTTATTACCTCTTGGCTCCAGTATACTGAACTGTCAACCGATGACTAAATGTTCTCTGGTCGAGACAGCGTTTCTACTGTTGGTGACAGTGTCGACGGTGAACATGTTGACGACGGTGTTAAACGACAGCCCAATCTTCCCGGAAACCGACGAGGAGGCTGATCTCACAGCCCCACTGCTTATGGACTCGCCACAG TGCGTGTTATTCGGCACGTTTATGATATGGTTCGCGAGCATCACGATTAATCTGGGTCCGACATTTCTAAGTGGTGCTCTGGCTGCGAACACGGAATCAGGACACAATGCTCCGAGTTGTCCTCTGGTACACGGTCCTTTCCGTCATTACATATTGAACGTGCTGTGGATCGCTATCAACATGATCTGCGTCGCTCTCACCCTCATACATCTTCGAAAATTGCACAAAGATCTGACGAAGGCGAACGTTGAAGCT GTAAAGGTAGCGCTGTTAACGATTCTCGTGAATACCACGGGAAATCAACAGACGAACGCGGTTTCTGAAAATTCTACGTCTGCCAACGGCACGCCTAAg AGAAGCGGAGCAGCGGAGGAGCACCGGAAAATGAGAAACTACTTGAAGAGAATGGAACGGGAGGGTGttcagagggtgaaaatgttTCTGGTGATAACGGCCGCGTACGGTATCTTTTGGGGACCATTGTTCTTCGTCACTTTGGTGGATCATCCTAGCATTGGAAATCCTACAGGATACGAG GTGACATTACATATCGCGTACGTCCACGCATTCGTGAACCCGGTGTTGTTTCTGAGCCTTCATCGAGGACTTAGACAGGGATTGTCAGAATCTTTCTGCGGATGTTGCGAGGTGATCGCTAGCTGGATTCTGGGTCCAAGTATGCCCATAGAGAATATACAACCTCCACGATACCAGGAACCCATCGATGCCGTACCATCGCCACCGGAACCGCCATTGCCACCAGCTACCACATGCCCTGACCTCACCGACGTCGCTCTTCTGAAACCACCCTTACCGCCCACTGGCAAACACTTACtg CTTAactaa